The Neisseria sicca genome includes a window with the following:
- a CDS encoding FimV/HubP family polar landmark protein: protein MKKHYKIKLIAASVALAVSVGASAGLGGLNVQSHLGEPFSGNITVTGEEAQALFNGGKASVSNANLRTSVHRAGDRAVINIRSAKAIKDPVLIFQVSTGSQSREYTAIIDPADYSVKGDSTPRVRQELPPAYASQQIDRQAARERINRALRSGNASADVANNTRKDGIDNKKSKNAQTQPKQTQNAASSVQGEPRYGKRHLVKQGETLTEIATRIRPQGMTVEQAIQALVKANPGVFINKNADHMLAGKVLNIPTQFDMKQAAAKQAAEKPLVSDKQQPQTAAASKASSEKSEAAKTNASAENKAGENKAGEEAKSNKEAKFEQQPAQVTASAPHGATQEQAASSVGTEEVLQPGIAEQTAASETAKSTPEAQVEEALAAQQNSAAQSEAVEESSEDGGLWRWLLIGGGALLALLLLLKALGKRKAAAVAPVVPVPSAGYDEEDDDISFAETVIADEAKPEQFVQAKAVPAEEPDGLSIEDDFDDEAFFVQPNAAKEAAEDEININIDDIDDKHVGIVSSAVTVDEETEKRRDLDWDSVESTESVYEPEPENPYQPVSVVIEGRHQEEAVEEPDNTAHIQQFDEVQSNFGTSSHDANEETKEADASVGEEEYSYTEPAVAEEVSDLEFDYEASDASEVQQQEQTVGAEDVKGVEEAEEGWDFFSEKIETQPIEPLPEFTTSKQTSSEKLNEDEALEFASVDAAADEAVAEEPFEIKQDEGIIFQESDEDFGLADSQGNEVEETIEWENLTVDEEVSKSAFDSGFISESVGMTAPLEAKYELAKMYVEIGDPGAARETLQELMEEATGDILDKTKALLAELG, encoded by the coding sequence TTGAAAAAGCATTACAAAATCAAACTTATCGCAGCTTCCGTTGCCTTAGCGGTTTCGGTGGGTGCAAGCGCAGGGTTGGGCGGTTTAAATGTTCAATCGCATTTGGGTGAGCCGTTTTCCGGCAACATCACCGTAACCGGAGAAGAAGCACAGGCATTGTTTAACGGCGGCAAGGCTTCCGTATCTAATGCCAACCTCAGAACCAGCGTTCACAGAGCGGGCGATCGTGCCGTCATCAATATCCGTTCGGCTAAAGCCATCAAAGACCCTGTGCTGATTTTCCAAGTCAGTACCGGCTCTCAATCTAGAGAATATACCGCAATCATCGATCCGGCTGATTACTCGGTCAAGGGCGACAGTACGCCCCGCGTTCGTCAGGAGCTGCCTCCCGCATACGCTTCCCAGCAGATAGACCGTCAAGCTGCGCGCGAACGGATTAACCGTGCGCTGCGTAGTGGAAATGCGTCTGCAGATGTTGCGAATAATACGCGTAAAGACGGAATCGACAATAAAAAGTCAAAAAATGCCCAAACACAGCCTAAACAGACGCAAAATGCAGCCTCTTCTGTACAGGGCGAGCCGCGTTATGGCAAACGACATTTAGTCAAACAGGGTGAAACCCTGACTGAAATTGCGACCCGTATCCGTCCTCAAGGAATGACGGTCGAGCAGGCAATACAGGCATTGGTAAAAGCCAACCCTGGTGTGTTCATCAATAAAAATGCCGACCATATGTTGGCTGGCAAAGTATTGAATATCCCGACCCAGTTCGATATGAAACAGGCAGCCGCTAAACAGGCCGCCGAGAAGCCTCTTGTGTCTGATAAACAGCAGCCGCAGACCGCAGCAGCATCTAAAGCATCGTCTGAAAAATCAGAAGCTGCCAAAACTAATGCATCTGCGGAAAATAAGGCAGGTGAAAATAAGGCTGGCGAAGAGGCTAAATCAAACAAAGAAGCCAAGTTTGAACAACAACCAGCACAAGTAACCGCTTCCGCTCCACATGGTGCAACACAAGAACAAGCTGCTTCATCTGTAGGCACTGAGGAAGTATTACAACCCGGCATCGCAGAACAAACCGCTGCAAGTGAAACAGCAAAATCTACGCCGGAAGCCCAAGTTGAAGAAGCTTTGGCTGCTCAGCAAAATTCCGCTGCTCAAAGTGAAGCAGTAGAAGAGTCGTCTGAAGATGGCGGATTATGGCGCTGGCTGTTAATCGGCGGCGGTGCGCTGTTGGCATTGTTGCTGTTACTGAAAGCTTTGGGCAAACGAAAAGCAGCTGCTGTCGCGCCTGTCGTACCTGTTCCTTCTGCAGGATATGACGAAGAAGATGACGACATTAGCTTTGCAGAAACCGTGATAGCTGACGAGGCGAAGCCCGAACAGTTTGTTCAAGCGAAAGCTGTTCCGGCAGAAGAGCCTGACGGACTGTCTATCGAGGATGATTTTGACGACGAGGCTTTTTTTGTACAGCCCAATGCAGCCAAAGAAGCCGCTGAAGATGAGATCAATATCAATATCGATGATATTGACGATAAGCACGTCGGTATCGTATCCAGCGCAGTTACCGTGGATGAGGAAACGGAAAAACGCCGTGATTTGGATTGGGACTCAGTTGAATCGACAGAAAGCGTATATGAGCCCGAACCGGAGAATCCATATCAACCGGTTTCAGTAGTTATAGAAGGCAGACATCAAGAAGAAGCAGTAGAAGAGCCTGATAATACAGCTCATATTCAGCAATTTGATGAGGTTCAGTCAAACTTTGGCACGTCTTCCCATGACGCCAATGAAGAAACCAAAGAGGCGGATGCCTCAGTAGGTGAGGAAGAATATTCTTATACCGAACCCGCCGTTGCGGAAGAAGTTTCTGATTTGGAGTTTGACTACGAAGCTTCCGATGCTTCCGAAGTTCAACAGCAGGAGCAGACTGTTGGCGCAGAAGATGTCAAAGGCGTTGAAGAAGCAGAAGAAGGATGGGATTTCTTCTCGGAAAAAATCGAAACCCAACCTATCGAGCCTCTGCCTGAGTTCACAACATCTAAGCAAACATCGTCTGAAAAATTAAATGAAGACGAGGCTTTAGAGTTTGCTTCCGTTGATGCTGCAGCCGATGAAGCCGTAGCCGAAGAGCCTTTTGAAATCAAACAAGATGAAGGCATTATCTTCCAAGAAAGCGATGAAGATTTCGGATTGGCAGATTCTCAAGGTAATGAAGTAGAAGAGACCATCGAATGGGAAAACCTGACAGTTGATGAAGAAGTAAGCAAGTCGGCATTTGACTCAGGCTTTATTTCCGAATCCGTCGGAATGACTGCTCCTTTGGAAGCCAAATACGAATTGGCAAAAATGTATGTCGAAATTGGAGACCCCGGTGCAGCTCGTGAAACTTTGCAAGAGCTGATGGAAGAGGCTACCGGCGATATCTTAGATAAAACCAAAGCCTTGTTGGCAGAGCTAGGCTGA
- a CDS encoding septation protein A has translation MKILSDLLAVILFFLTYTVTKDMIAATAVALVVGVLQAAFTYWKFKKLDTMQWVGLVLIVVFGGATILLKDPRFIMWKPSVLFWIGALVLLFSHLAGKNGLKATMGKELELPDTVWNNLTYAWVAFLVFMGIANWFVFTHFESHWVNYKMFGSTGLMFAFFIAQGIYLGKHLPKEN, from the coding sequence ATGAAAATTCTGAGTGATTTATTGGCGGTAATTTTGTTTTTTCTGACTTATACGGTTACGAAAGACATGATTGCCGCGACAGCCGTAGCTTTGGTAGTCGGTGTTTTGCAGGCGGCTTTTACCTATTGGAAATTTAAAAAGCTGGATACGATGCAGTGGGTCGGATTGGTTTTAATCGTGGTATTCGGCGGGGCGACCATCCTTCTGAAAGATCCGCGATTCATCATGTGGAAACCGTCCGTATTGTTTTGGATAGGCGCACTGGTTTTGCTTTTCAGCCACCTTGCCGGGAAAAACGGACTTAAGGCGACAATGGGCAAGGAACTCGAATTACCCGATACCGTCTGGAATAATCTGACCTATGCTTGGGTAGCGTTTCTCGTATTTATGGGCATAGCCAACTGGTTTGTATTCACTCATTTTGAAAGCCATTGGGTGAATTACAAGATGTTCGGTTCAACCGGACTGATGTTCGCTTTTTTTATCGCTCAAGGTATTTATTTGGGCAAACATTTACCGAAGGAGAATTAA
- a CDS encoding YciI family protein, producing the protein MEFYMLLATDADDVHEARMAARPDHLKRLEALQAEGRLLTAGPNPLPDNPERVSGSLIVAKFASLDEAQEWAEQDPYVAAGVYEEVLIKPYKAVFK; encoded by the coding sequence ATGGAATTTTATATGCTTTTGGCCACTGATGCAGACGACGTGCATGAAGCCCGTATGGCTGCACGTCCTGATCATCTGAAACGTTTGGAAGCCCTGCAAGCCGAAGGGCGCCTTCTGACAGCCGGACCGAATCCCCTGCCCGACAATCCCGAACGCGTCTCCGGCAGCCTTATCGTCGCCAAATTTGCATCGCTTGACGAAGCCCAAGAATGGGCAGAACAAGATCCTTATGTCGCTGCGGGCGTATATGAGGAAGTTTTGATTAAGCCCTACAAAGCTGTTTTTAAATAA
- a CDS encoding BolA family protein yields the protein MDMRSAIEGRLKTLNPQIFEFQDDSHLHKGHAGNKGGGHYAVTVVSEAFTGMKRIERQRMVQNLLQDLFAGGFVHALSIKAATPDEYFH from the coding sequence ATGGATATGCGTTCAGCAATAGAAGGTCGTCTGAAAACTCTAAACCCTCAGATATTCGAGTTTCAAGACGACAGCCATTTGCACAAAGGACACGCAGGCAATAAAGGCGGGGGGCATTATGCTGTAACCGTCGTCAGCGAGGCTTTCACTGGGATGAAACGTATCGAACGCCAACGCATGGTTCAAAACCTGCTCCAAGACCTGTTTGCCGGCGGTTTCGTCCACGCCTTGAGCATTAAGGCGGCAACGCCCGACGAATATTTCCATTGA
- a CDS encoding peptidyl-prolyl cis-trans isomerase, with product MRKTHFTAALVMAALSGSLFAQTLVTVNGQAIDSSVIDGQVAALSAENKQIQDSPQLRQELTNRQVISTVVAQEAKRRKLDQSAEFKKALEQARADAKKQGADKKPSFKTEWAAFEDDLLGQALAIDVLRKNPVNEQEIKKSYDEFAKFYQGSQEVRLGEIVTRTKADGQKAAADLKAKKAFTAVLKQYSIDEEAKKAGGIPQAYVPLKDLQEAAPPLYAAVKDLKKGEATSEPLQDGNSYAVFYVDDRRDVKVPAFNEIKGNIARDLSTARIDDTMRALLQKADIKPAK from the coding sequence ATGAGAAAAACCCATTTTACAGCCGCATTGGTTATGGCCGCCCTATCCGGCAGCCTGTTTGCCCAAACCCTGGTTACCGTCAACGGACAAGCCATCGACAGCAGCGTGATTGACGGACAAGTTGCCGCCTTGAGTGCTGAAAACAAACAAATCCAGGATTCGCCACAACTGCGACAAGAATTGACCAACCGCCAAGTTATTAGCACGGTTGTCGCGCAAGAAGCCAAACGCCGCAAGCTGGATCAAAGTGCGGAATTCAAAAAAGCCCTTGAACAAGCCCGTGCAGATGCGAAGAAACAAGGCGCGGACAAAAAACCGTCCTTCAAAACAGAATGGGCGGCATTTGAAGACGACCTGCTCGGACAAGCCCTGGCCATCGACGTATTGCGCAAAAATCCTGTCAACGAACAAGAAATTAAAAAATCCTACGATGAATTTGCCAAATTCTACCAAGGCAGTCAGGAAGTACGCCTAGGGGAAATCGTTACACGAACTAAAGCCGACGGACAAAAAGCCGCTGCCGATTTGAAGGCGAAGAAAGCTTTTACCGCAGTATTGAAACAATATTCGATTGACGAAGAAGCCAAAAAAGCAGGAGGCATTCCTCAAGCTTATGTTCCGCTGAAAGACTTGCAAGAAGCCGCACCGCCTCTGTACGCAGCAGTCAAAGACCTGAAAAAAGGCGAAGCGACATCCGAACCGCTACAAGACGGTAATTCTTACGCCGTGTTTTACGTTGACGACCGCCGCGATGTCAAAGTCCCTGCCTTTAACGAAATCAAAGGCAACATAGCCCGCGATCTGAGTACTGCCCGCATTGACGACACTATGCGTGCGCTCTTGCAAAAAGCCGACATCAAACCTGCCAAATAA
- the dtd gene encoding D-aminoacyl-tRNA deacylase, with product MRAVIQKVSCSRVDVLDGNHKETCAEIDNGLMILLGVTHDDTEADARYIADKAANLRIFEDDAGKLNLSVKDVGGSILLVSQFTLYADARNGRRPSFSAAAPAEQAQTLYLHTAELLRGHGLNVQTGCFQTHMQVSLCNDGPVTLLLDSQKLF from the coding sequence ATGCGAGCCGTCATCCAAAAAGTGAGTTGTTCCCGTGTCGATGTATTGGACGGAAATCATAAGGAAACCTGCGCAGAAATCGATAACGGGTTGATGATATTGCTCGGCGTTACCCACGACGATACCGAAGCAGATGCGCGCTATATTGCCGACAAAGCCGCCAATCTGCGTATTTTCGAAGACGATGCCGGCAAATTGAACCTGTCCGTCAAAGATGTTGGCGGCTCAATCCTGCTGGTTTCCCAATTCACGTTGTATGCCGATGCACGAAATGGACGCCGTCCGTCTTTCTCGGCAGCCGCCCCTGCCGAACAGGCGCAAACACTCTATTTGCATACTGCAGAACTATTGCGCGGACATGGTTTGAACGTACAAACCGGCTGCTTCCAAACGCATATGCAGGTCAGCCTGTGCAACGACGGCCCCGTTACCCTACTGCTGGACTCGCAAAAATTGTTTTGA
- the aat gene encoding leucyl/phenylalanyl-tRNA--protein transferase, translated as MSIPLLYPNDYTFPDPFYALEECDGVVGISRDLDTGRLLSAYRQGIFPWFSEDGWFFWYTIDPRAVIVPENLHIGRSLAKTLRNKPYRVTVNQCFETVIAHCAAFPRPGQDGTWIVPEFQAAYTELHRLGYAHSFECFYPDEAGRLKLAGGFYGVQIGRVFYGESMFALETDASKIAFARAVPFLAGLGIELIDCQQDTLHMHRFGSEPIPFAEFQTTLQRLNALPLKEELGARVVVETLT; from the coding sequence ATGAGTATCCCCTTGCTTTACCCTAATGATTACACTTTTCCCGACCCGTTTTACGCGCTGGAAGAATGCGACGGCGTGGTCGGTATCAGCCGCGATTTGGATACGGGACGGCTGCTGTCGGCGTATCGGCAGGGGATTTTCCCGTGGTTCAGCGAAGACGGCTGGTTTTTTTGGTACACCATAGACCCGCGTGCCGTCATCGTGCCTGAAAATCTGCATATCGGGCGTTCGTTGGCGAAAACCTTGCGCAACAAACCCTATCGGGTAACGGTCAACCAATGCTTCGAAACCGTCATTGCGCATTGCGCCGCCTTTCCGCGCCCCGGTCAGGACGGCACATGGATTGTTCCCGAATTCCAAGCCGCTTATACCGAGCTGCACCGCTTGGGTTACGCGCATTCGTTTGAATGTTTCTATCCCGATGAAGCAGGTCGTCTGAAACTGGCGGGCGGCTTTTACGGCGTACAAATCGGACGGGTGTTTTACGGAGAATCCATGTTCGCCCTCGAGACTGACGCTTCCAAAATCGCCTTCGCGCGAGCCGTTCCGTTTCTTGCCGGATTGGGCATTGAGTTGATTGACTGTCAACAAGATACCCTGCATATGCATCGTTTCGGTTCGGAACCGATACCGTTCGCCGAATTTCAGACGACCTTACAACGCTTGAACGCTTTGCCTTTGAAAGAAGAATTAGGTGCGCGGGTAGTGGTGGAGACGTTGACATAG
- the fur gene encoding ferric iron uptake transcriptional regulator produces MEKFSNIAQLKDSGLKVTGPRLKILDLFESHAEEHLSAEDVYRILLEEGVEIGVATIYRVLTQFEQAGILQRHHFETGKAVYELDKGDHHDHIVCVKCGEVTEFHNPEIEALQDKIAEENGYRIVDHALYMYGVCGECQAKSKR; encoded by the coding sequence ATGGAAAAATTCAGCAATATTGCGCAATTGAAAGACAGCGGTTTGAAGGTTACCGGTCCGCGTTTGAAAATCTTGGATTTGTTTGAGTCTCATGCTGAAGAGCATTTGAGTGCTGAAGATGTGTACCGTATTTTGCTGGAAGAGGGTGTGGAAATCGGCGTAGCGACGATTTACCGCGTATTGACCCAGTTCGAGCAGGCAGGCATTTTGCAGCGCCATCATTTTGAAACCGGCAAAGCGGTTTACGAATTGGACAAAGGCGACCACCACGACCATATTGTCTGCGTGAAGTGCGGCGAGGTAACGGAATTCCACAATCCCGAAATCGAAGCCTTGCAAGACAAAATCGCGGAAGAAAACGGCTACCGCATCGTTGACCATGCGCTTTATATGTACGGCGTGTGCGGCGAATGCCAAGCGAAGAGCAAACGCTGA
- a CDS encoding outer membrane protein assembly factor BamE: MNKTLCLALAALIGLSACSAERVSLFPSYKLKVIQGNELDPRAVVSLQAGMSRDQVQLLLGTPLLRDAFHADRWDYTFNTSRNGIIKDRSNLTVYFENDVLVRAEGDAIQKSIETLQAEQRAAQTAQ, from the coding sequence GTGAACAAAACCCTCTGTCTTGCCCTCGCCGCCCTCATCGGACTTTCCGCATGCAGCGCCGAACGCGTTTCCCTGTTCCCCTCTTACAAACTCAAAGTCATCCAAGGCAACGAACTTGATCCCCGCGCCGTCGTCTCCCTCCAAGCAGGCATGAGCCGCGACCAAGTCCAACTCCTGCTCGGCACCCCGCTGCTGCGCGACGCATTCCACGCCGATCGCTGGGACTACACCTTCAATACCAGCCGCAACGGCATCATCAAAGACCGCAGCAACCTCACCGTTTATTTTGAAAATGATGTCCTTGTCCGCGCAGAAGGCGACGCCATCCAAAAATCCATCGAAACCCTCCAAGCCGAACAAAGAGCAGCCCAAACCGCACAATAA
- the dapB gene encoding 4-hydroxy-tetrahydrodipicolinate reductase: MSALKIAIAGVNGRMGRVLVEAVNNHPDTILSGALEHSGSEVLGLDAGFASGIKTGIAISDDVDAVLAQSDVLIDFTRPEPTLKHLQKCVEKGVNIIIGTTGFDDAGKAAIRAAGEKTGVVFAANFSVGVNLTFHILDTVARVLNEGYDIEIIEGHHRHKVDAPSGTALRMGEVIADALGRDLKQCAVYGREGHTGPRDPSTIGFATVRAGDIVGDHTALFATDGERVEITHKASSRMTFAAGAVRAAVWVNGKTGLYDMQDVLGLKNN; this comes from the coding sequence ATGAGCGCATTAAAAATCGCCATCGCCGGCGTCAACGGCCGCATGGGCCGCGTACTGGTTGAAGCCGTCAACAACCATCCCGACACCATCCTCTCCGGCGCACTCGAACACTCCGGCTCCGAAGTCTTAGGCTTGGACGCAGGTTTCGCCTCTGGCATCAAAACCGGCATCGCCATTTCAGACGACGTTGATGCCGTCCTCGCCCAAAGCGACGTACTCATCGACTTTACCCGCCCCGAGCCGACCCTGAAACACCTGCAAAAATGCGTGGAAAAAGGCGTCAACATCATCATCGGCACCACCGGTTTCGACGACGCAGGCAAAGCCGCCATCCGAGCCGCCGGCGAAAAAACAGGCGTCGTCTTCGCCGCCAACTTCAGCGTCGGCGTCAACCTGACCTTCCACATCCTCGACACCGTCGCCCGCGTCCTCAACGAAGGCTACGACATCGAAATCATAGAAGGCCACCACCGCCACAAAGTCGATGCCCCCAGCGGCACCGCCCTGCGCATGGGCGAAGTCATTGCCGACGCGCTCGGCCGCGACCTCAAACAATGCGCCGTTTACGGCCGCGAAGGCCATACTGGCCCGCGCGATCCGTCCACTATCGGCTTTGCCACCGTCCGCGCAGGCGACATCGTCGGCGACCACACCGCCCTCTTCGCCACCGACGGCGAACGCGTCGAAATCACCCACAAAGCCAGCAGCCGCATGACCTTCGCAGCCGGCGCCGTCCGCGCCGCAGTTTGGGTCAACGGCAAAACAGGTTTGTACGATATGCAGGACGTTTTAGGATTGAAAAACAACTAA
- a CDS encoding hydrogen peroxide-inducible genes activator: MTLTELRYIVAVAQERHFGRAARRCFVSQPTLSIAIKKLEEELSVSLFDRSSNDIITTEAGERIVAQARRVLEEAELIKHLASEEQNELEGAFKLGLIFTVAPYLLPKLIISLRETAPKMPLMLEENYTHILTESLKRGDVDAIVVAEPFQEPGIVTEPLYDEPFFVIVPKGHHFEELDAVTPQMLGEEQVLLLTEGNCMRDQVLSSCSELAAKQKIQGLTNTLQGSSINTIRHMVASGLAISVMPATALTENDHLLFSIIPFSGSVPHRRVVLAYRRNFVRPKALTALRTAILNSHLHGVSFVKE; encoded by the coding sequence ATGACCTTGACCGAATTGCGTTACATCGTAGCCGTCGCGCAGGAGCGTCATTTCGGACGTGCCGCGCGCCGCTGCTTTGTCAGCCAGCCCACCCTTTCCATCGCCATCAAAAAGCTGGAAGAAGAGCTGTCGGTATCCCTGTTTGACCGCAGCAGCAACGACATCATCACCACTGAAGCGGGCGAACGCATCGTTGCCCAAGCCCGCCGCGTGCTGGAAGAAGCCGAGCTGATCAAGCACCTTGCCAGCGAAGAGCAAAACGAATTGGAAGGCGCATTCAAACTCGGTCTGATTTTTACCGTCGCCCCCTACCTTCTGCCCAAGCTCATCATTTCCCTGCGCGAAACCGCGCCGAAAATGCCCCTGATGCTTGAAGAAAACTACACGCACATCCTGACCGAATCGCTCAAACGCGGCGACGTCGATGCCATCGTAGTCGCTGAACCCTTCCAAGAGCCTGGCATTGTTACAGAGCCTTTGTATGACGAACCTTTCTTCGTCATCGTCCCCAAAGGGCACCATTTCGAAGAACTCGATGCCGTTACCCCGCAAATGTTGGGCGAAGAGCAGGTTTTGTTGCTGACGGAAGGCAACTGTATGCGCGACCAAGTTTTATCAAGCTGTTCCGAGCTGGCCGCCAAGCAGAAAATCCAAGGCCTGACCAACACCCTGCAAGGCAGCTCCATCAACACCATCCGCCACATGGTTGCCAGCGGTCTCGCCATCAGCGTCATGCCCGCTACCGCGTTGACCGAAAACGACCATTTGCTGTTCAGCATCATCCCGTTTTCAGGCTCCGTACCGCACCGCCGCGTCGTTTTGGCATACCGTCGGAACTTCGTCCGCCCCAAAGCATTGACTGCTTTGCGGACTGCCATCCTCAATTCCCATCTTCACGGCGTAAGTTTTGTGAAGGAATAA
- the minE gene encoding cell division topological specificity factor MinE: MSLIDMLFGRKPKTAAVARDRLQIIIAQERAQEGKAPDYLPTLRKELLEVLSKYVNVSLDDIRISQEKQDGMDVLELNITLPEQKTEQKKA; encoded by the coding sequence ATGTCATTAATAGATATGTTGTTCGGCAGAAAGCCGAAAACCGCCGCCGTCGCACGCGACCGCCTGCAAATCATCATTGCCCAAGAACGCGCGCAAGAAGGGAAAGCCCCCGACTATCTGCCGACCCTACGCAAAGAATTGCTGGAAGTATTGTCCAAATACGTCAACGTTTCTTTGGACGACATCCGCATTTCCCAAGAAAAGCAGGACGGTATGGATGTTCTCGAATTGAACATCACCCTGCCTGAACAAAAAACGGAACAGAAAAAGGCTTAA
- the minD gene encoding septum site-determining protein MinD, with product MTKIIVVTSGKGGVGKTTTSASIAAGLALRGHKTAVIDFDVGLRNLDLIMGCERRVVYDLINVIQGEATLTQALIKDKNCENLFILPASQTRDKDALTREGVEKVMQELSSDKMGFEYIICDSPAGIEQGALMALYFADEAIVTTNPEVSSVRDSDRILGILQSKSRKAEQGGTVKEHLLITRYSPERVSKGEMLSVQDICDILRIPLLGVIPESQNVLQASNAGEPVIHQNSVSAAEAYKDVIARLLGENREMRFLEAEKKGFFKRLFGG from the coding sequence GTGACAAAAATCATCGTAGTAACATCAGGTAAAGGCGGCGTAGGTAAAACCACGACCAGCGCCAGTATTGCAGCCGGATTGGCATTGCGAGGCCACAAGACTGCCGTTATCGACTTTGACGTCGGTTTGCGTAACCTCGATCTGATTATGGGTTGCGAACGACGCGTTGTGTATGACCTGATTAACGTCATCCAGGGTGAAGCCACGCTCACCCAGGCACTGATTAAAGACAAAAACTGCGAAAACCTCTTCATTCTGCCTGCATCGCAAACCCGCGACAAAGACGCGCTGACCCGTGAAGGCGTTGAGAAAGTCATGCAGGAATTGAGCAGTGACAAAATGGGATTCGAATACATCATCTGCGACTCTCCCGCCGGTATCGAGCAAGGTGCATTGATGGCGCTCTACTTCGCCGACGAAGCCATCGTTACTACCAACCCCGAAGTATCCAGCGTCCGCGACTCCGACCGCATCTTGGGTATCCTGCAAAGCAAATCCCGCAAAGCGGAACAAGGCGGTACAGTTAAAGAACACCTGCTGATTACCCGCTACTCGCCAGAGCGCGTCAGCAAAGGCGAAATGCTGTCCGTACAAGACATTTGCGACATCCTGCGCATCCCGCTTTTGGGCGTGATTCCGGAATCGCAAAACGTCCTGCAAGCATCTAATGCCGGCGAACCCGTCATCCATCAAAACAGCGTTTCCGCTGCCGAAGCCTACAAAGACGTTATCGCACGCCTCTTGGGTGAAAACCGCGAAATGCGTTTCCTGGAAGCTGAGAAAAAAGGCTTCTTCAAACGACTGTTCGGAGGCTAA
- the minC gene encoding septum site-determining protein MinC: MKPAFDIKSARLDVLAIHLHTADLTELEEFLRQRAGQYQELDIVPFVLDVQDFDHPESLDIGAMLTLFARYGMQILGLRHESESWSSFAARYHLVFSRSDKSEPQQPKINQEPAPVQATVINNPTVLISTPVRTGQQVYAENGDLIVTGIVSEGAELIADGNIHVYAPMRGRALAGAKGNTNARIFIHSMQAELVSVAGIYRNFEQDLPDHLHKKAVQVSLQDNRLVISAIDTD; this comes from the coding sequence ATGAAACCTGCCTTCGACATAAAGTCAGCCCGGCTTGACGTGCTGGCTATTCACCTGCATACCGCAGATCTGACCGAATTAGAAGAGTTTCTACGCCAGCGCGCCGGTCAGTATCAAGAATTGGATATTGTTCCTTTTGTTTTAGACGTACAGGATTTCGATCACCCCGAGTCATTGGACATCGGGGCTATGCTGACCCTTTTTGCCCGTTACGGCATGCAGATTTTAGGGCTGCGCCATGAAAGTGAAAGTTGGTCGTCTTTTGCGGCACGTTATCATTTGGTTTTCAGCCGCAGCGACAAATCCGAGCCGCAACAACCCAAAATCAACCAAGAGCCTGCCCCCGTTCAGGCAACCGTCATCAATAACCCGACCGTCCTCATCAGCACCCCCGTCCGCACAGGACAGCAGGTTTATGCGGAAAACGGCGACCTTATCGTGACCGGTATCGTCAGTGAAGGTGCGGAACTCATTGCCGACGGAAACATTCACGTTTATGCACCCATGCGCGGCAGGGCACTGGCTGGCGCGAAAGGCAACACCAACGCGCGCATCTTCATTCACTCCATGCAGGCGGAGTTGGTCTCCGTAGCAGGTATTTACCGCAATTTCGAACAAGACCTGCCCGACCACCTGCACAAAAAAGCCGTACAGGTTTCATTGCAAGACAACCGCCTGGTTATCAGCGCAATCGACACAGATTAA